Sequence from the Streptomyces sp. NBC_00440 genome:
ACTCCGGGGCATGGGTGGACCGGGCCCAGGACACCGGCGAGAACGTCCCGCTCACACCCGCGTCCAGCATCGCGGAGTCCCCGGTCACCCTGGCCATGGTGCCCTCGGCCGCCAAGGCGCTGGGCTGGCCGGAGAAGACCTACACCTGGGCCGGGCTCACCGCGGCTGCGACCGGCTCGGGCAAGATCCATATCGGCGCGGCCGACCCGGCCCGCAGCGCCACCGGGCTGCTCGCCCTCAGCAGCATCGCCCAGTCACCGGGCCAGGCAGCGAGTGGCGACACCCAGGTCGCCGCCACCGCCAAGGTGCTGTCCCGGCGCATCTCGGACGCGGATTCCAAGGTGCTCGCCACACTCGCGCAGGACGGGTCCGGTACGGAGAAGGACGACCCCCACCGCAACCAGGCCCTGGTCCTGTCCGAGCAGGCGGCCTTCGCGCACAACACGTCGCGGGGCGGCGCCCGGAAGCTGCGGCTCTTCTACCCCAAGGACGGCACGCCCCAGCTGGACTACCCGTACACGGTGGTCGACGAGGCGGCGCTGACCACCGATCAGAGCCGGGCAGCGATGCGGTTCATGACCTATCTCGGCGAGGGCGTCAGCCGCACCGTGCTGGACCGGCAGGGCTTCAGGATCCCGGACCGTCCCGCGACGGCGAGCCGGGTGGAGGCGGCGGGCGGGCGCACCCCGCAGCCGTACACCGACGCCTCCCCGGAGCCGCCGTCCGAGGACGTTCTCGACGAGACGCTCGGCATGTGGACCATCACGGTCCAGAGTGCCCGGCTGACCACCGTCGTCGACGCGTCGGGCTCGATGTCCACCCCGGTGCCGGGAAAGGGCGGGCAGACCAGGATGGACATCACCAGAGCGTCCTTGCTCAAGGCCCTCGACCAGTTCACGCCGGAGGACGAGATCGGGCTCTGGGACTTCGCCACACACCTCGACGGAACGCGCGACTACCGCAAGCGCGTGCCGACGGTCCGCCTCGGCGGTCCGGCCCAGGGCGGCGGGACCCAGCGCGGCGGGACCCAGCGCGGCGGGACCCAGCGCGACCGGCTCGCCGCAGCCTTCTCCGCGCTGCGGCCCGTGCGAGGTGGCGCCACCGGTCTGTACGACACCACGCTGGCGGCGTTCCAGGACGCCCGGAAGACCTACGCCCGCGGGAAGTTCAACGCGGTGGTGGTGCTCACCGACGGCGTCAACGAGGACGACCACGGCATCTCCCGCAGCGCCCTGATCGCCAAGCTCCGGGAGCTCACCGATCCCGAGCGCCCCGTGCCGCTCATCATGATCGCGGTGGGCCCCGACACGGACAGGACCGAGGTCGAGCAGGTCGCCAGGGCGACGGGTGGCGCGGGGTACCAGGTGAGCGACCCCTCTCAGATCAACTCGGTCCTGCTGAAAGCGGTCATGGCGGTCGGCGGGCGCTGACCGGGCGCTGACCGGCCGGCCGGGCATCGGCGGGCAGCGCCCCGCCGCGCGTTCACCGCCCGCGAGCCGTCACCGTCCCCGGCGCGCTCACCGCCCGCGAGCCCTCGCGGTAGCCGGAACACCCTCCGGCCAGGAGTGCACCGGTTCGCCGCCCGCCATCAGCTCGGCGTACCGCCGGGTGGTGAGCGCCAGCGCCTCGCGCCGCCCGAGCCCCGTCTCCAGCGCCCGGTGGAACGTGTCCACCTGCCAGGAGGCGCCGTTCGTACGGCGCCTGCACCGCTCCTCGATGACACCCAGGCAGCGGTCGCGGTCCGTGGCCTCTATCCCCCAGGCGTCGAGCCCGGCGGCGGCCAGCGGCAGCAGCTCGTCCCTGACGAGCCGCACCACGGGCACCGCCGTGACGCCACCTGAGCGCCCGGGCCCGGGCCACTCCAGTTCGGCGTCGATCCCGTACCGGCAGGCCGCGTCGAAGTTGCGCGCGGCGGCCTCGAAGGGCAGCCGGCGCCACACCGGGCGGGAGTCGTCGGCGAGCGCCCTCACCAACCCGTAGTAGAAGGCCGCGTTGGCCATCACATCCGTGACGGTGGGGCCGGCGGGCAGCACCCTGTTCTCGACCCGCAGATGCGGCACACCGTCGGCCACGTCGTAGACCGGGCGGTTCCAGCGGTAGACGGTCCCGTTGTGCAGGACGAGTTCCTGAAGGCCCGGCACCCCGCCGTCGTCGAGCACCCGCAGCGGGTCCTCGTCGTCGCACAGCGGCAGCAGCGGCGGAAAGTACCGGAGGTTCTCCTCGAAGAGGTCGTACGCCGAGTCGATCCAGCGCTCACCGAACCAGGTACGCGGCCGCACCCCCTGGGCCCGGAGTTCCGGCGGGCGCACATCGGTCGCCTGGAGGAAGAGTGGGGGCCGGGACTCCCGCCACAGCTCCTTGCCGAACAGGAACGGCGAGTTGGCACCCAGCGCGACCTGCACGGCGGCGACGGCCTGCGCCGCGTTCCACACATCGGCGAACCGCGCCGGAGTGACCTGCAGGTGCAACTGCACCGAGGTACAGGCCGCTTCGGGCGCGATCGAGGACGAGGAACAGGTCAGCCGTTCGACGCCGGTGATGTCGAGGTCGAAGTCCTCACCGCGGGCCGCGCGCATCTGATCGTCGAGCAGGGTGTAGCGGTCGGCCGACGAGAGGTTCGCGGCGCCGAGATCCTGCAGCTCCAGCGTCGGCAGGATTCCGATCATCACGATCCCCGCGTCGACTTCGGCCGCTTTTCTGTGCGCGTATGCGAGACCGGTACGGAGCTCCTCGGCGAGCTGGTCGAAGACACGGCCGCCCAACCGGTGCGGGATAATATTCACTTCGAGATTGAACATCCCGAGTTCCATCTGGAAATCACGGCTCGCGATGCGGTCGAGCACCTCGGCATTCATCATCCGGGGCATGCCGTCGGCGCCCGCGAGATTGAGTTCGATCTCCATCCCCATGAGATTTCTCGGGCGGTCGAACCTCTTCTCCTCCAATAGTCTCTCCAGTACCTCCAGACACTGCTGCAGCTTCCTCCGGTACCGCTGCCTGCCCGACGGATCGACACCGTCCGCCTCCAGCTTCTCCCCCATCGGGGCACCCCTCCACGCGTGTGCGGCGGCAACGGCCGCCCGGGTCACGGTCGATAATGCCCACACTCGGTGATCCGTAACTCCCCCCACCCGGATTCCGGAGCGAGTAAGGTGACGAGAAGATGACGTGTGGCACATGACGTTTGGCACATTCGCCGGGCAGACGCCCGGTGCAATTTCCAAGCCTGTGCGACTCCGTGACCCGGTGAAAACGACCGACGGTTTTCGGCCGACCACTCGCACGGGGAACCGTGAGGCCACAGGAGCGCGCCTACGCTAAACCGGGATAATCTCCGCAGGAGAAAGACCGAATAGCAACTTGTTTGCAATATCCGCGTCAGCTAGTTGAAACCCCGCGTGAACACGTGTCGTATAAACTCCGCAGACGAGGCAGAGAGTTGGCGCCCCGGCCCCCGGAGAGTGCGGTACCCCTCCACGCCCCACGGCCCCCCTCTGCCCCTGCCTGCTGACAGTGCTGTCCGCACAGCCCACGCATCAACGTGTCTCCGAAGTGAGAGGCGACCACATCATGCCGCTGTATGTCCCTCCGGCTCCCGCGCCGGCCCTGCGCAGCGTCCTCGCGGCACTCGGCTCCCCCACTGCCGTACGCGAGGCCCGAACCCCGGCTCTCCGCTCCGCCCCGGGACCGCTCACCCCCGAACTGCCCCTTCCTGTTTACGTACTGGACCAGATCATGCCGAGCGGCGGGACCCCACGTACCCGGCTCACCGGCTGGCGTTTCCTGATCCGCAGCGGCGATCGCGCCGTGGCCGCTGCGGACACCAAACTCACCGCCGACGGCTGGACCTTCTCGCACTTCTTCGAGGGCCCGTACGCGACCGCCACCGGAAGCGCGCTGCGCCGGGCCGAGGCGATGGACACACCGTTCCAGCCCCGGCTGCTGTCCGTGCCGGAGCTCTACATGCTGACGCTGTGGCTGCACGGTGACACCGGCGCCGACGCCTCGGTCTCCGGCACGATGCCGGCCCCCACGGACCTGCTGGTGCCCCTCGCACCCGCACCGCCCGGCATCGCCGCGCACCGCCCGCACCGGGTGTCGGAGCTGCTCCCGGTGATGACGATGAGGCTGTCACCCCCGCTGCTCAGCTCGTCCGCCTGACAGCTGCCGAGCACCACCGCGCGCCCCGTGACCACATCAGGTCGCGGGGCGCGGCGCTCTTCCTGCCCATCCGGTCTAGCCCGGTCGGGCCACCTTCGAACCACCCGAACAGGCAGTCAAGTTGAGCTGAACCGTCCGCACGGGTGATGCGTCCTTATGCTGTAGCAAGTGCTGCCGTGAAATACCTGCGGATTGACGTCCGTAGGGCAACACTGGGATCACCGACTGATCGGGGGGCGGCCATGAATTCCGCATCGAGCCGCAGGACACTCACTACAACGCAGCGAAAGAACGCATCCATGTGCCAGCACCAGCCCACCTGCCCGTCTGCCACCTCCGCCGACCGGGAGGCCGCGCTCCTCGTCGCGCACCATCCGGAGCAGGGCTGGAGTCTGCTGTGCAACGGCGTTCTCATCTTCGAGGACACCGGTGAACTGCTGCCCGACGGCCAGATCATCGCGCCGCACCGCCCCCTGGGTTCGGGACTGGCGACCGCGGCCTGACCCTGTTACGTCCGCAGAAACAGAACTGCACAGCCACAGCGACAGCACTGGCACAGACGACGAAGGGCCGGCCCGGGTGACATCCCCGAACCGGCCCTCCCGCATGTCCGTCAGTTGTCGTACGCGTCCAGCGGCGGGCAGGAGCAGACGAGGTTGCGGTCGCCGAAGGCCCCGTCGATCCGGCGCACCGGCGGCCAGTACTTGTCGGCGGGCGAGACGCCGGCCGGGAAGACGGCCTCCTCGCGGGTGTACGCGTGGGTCCACTCACCGCCCAGCGCCGCCGCGGTGTGCGGGGCGTTGCACAGCGGGTTGTCGTCCGCCGCCCACTCGCCCGAGGCGACCTTCTCGATCTCGGCACGGATCGCGATCATCGTGTCGCAGAACCGGTCGAGTTCCGCCAGGTCCTCGCTCTCGGTGGGCTCGATCATCAGCGTCCCGGCCACCGGGAACGACATCGTCGGCGCGTGGAAGCCGTAGTCGATGAGGCGCTTGGCGATGTCGTCGACGCTCACACCCGTCGCCTTCGACAGCGGCCGCAGATCGACGATGCACTCGTGCGCGACCAGCCCCTTGGGGCCCGTGTACAGCACCGGGTAGTGCGGTTCGAGGCGCTTGGCGATGTAGTTGGCGGCCAGCACGGCCACCTGCGTCGCCCGCTTGAGCCCCTCGCCACCCATGAGACGTACGTACGCCCAGGAGATCGGCAGGATGCCGGCCGAGCCCCACGGGGCGGCCGAGACCGGACCGACACCCGTCGCGGGGCCGGCGGCCGGCTGGAGCGGGTGGTTGGGAAGGTACGGCGCCAGGTGGGCCCGTACGCCGACGGGGCCGACACCGGGGCCGCCGCCGCCGTGCGGGATGCAGAAGGTCTTGTGCAGGTTGAGGTGCGAGACGTCCGAGCCGAACTTGCCGGGCTTGGCGAGGCCGACCAGTGCGTTCAGGTTGGCGCCGTCGACGTACACCTGGCCGCCCGCGTCGTGCACGGCGGCGCAGATGTCGGTGATGTGCTCCTCGAAGACCCCGTGGGTCGACGGGTAGGTGACCATCAGCACGGACAGCTCGTCGCGGTACTGCTCGATCTTGGCGTTCAGGTCCTCGACGTCGACGTCGCCGTCCTCGCGGGTCTTCACGACGACGACCTTCATACCGGCCATCACGGCGCTGGCGGCGTTGGTGCCGTGCGCCGACGACGGGATGAGGCACACGGTGCGCGCGGTGTCGCCGTTGGCCCGGTGGTAGGCGCGCACGGCCAGCAGACCGGCCAGCTCGCCCTGCGAGCCCGCGTTGGGCTGGAGGGAGACCTTGTCGTATCCGGTGACCTCGGCCAGCCGCTCCTCCAGCTCGCGGATGAGCGTCAGATATCCCTGCGCCTGCTCGACCGGGGCGAAGGGGTGGATCGCACCGAACTCGGGCCAGGTGACCGGCTCCATCTCGGTGGTGGCGTTGAGCTTCATGGTGCAGGAGCCGAGCGGGATCATGCCGCGGTCCAGCGCGTAGTCGCGGTCGGCGAGCTTGCGCAGGTAGCGCAGCATCGCCGTCTCGGAACGGTGCTGGTGGAAGACCGGGTGGGTGAGGACGGTGTCCTGGCGCAGCAGCCCCGCGGGCAGCGCGTCGGCGGTCCGCCCGTCGAGCGCCTCGATGTCGCCATCGGCGCCGAAGGCTGCCCAGACGGCGGCCAGCTGGGTGCGCGTGGTGGTCTCGTCGCAGGCGACGGAGACCAGGTCGGCGTCGACCTGGTGCAGGTTGACCCCGCCCTCGCGGGCGGCGGCGACGACCTCGGCGGCCTTGCCCGCGGTCCGTACGGTGAGGGTGTCGAAGTACTCGCCGTGCACGACGTCGACGCCCGCGGCGCGCAGCCCCTCGGCGAGGATCGCCGCGTACCGGTGGGTGCGCCGGGCGATGTCACGCAGGCCGTCCGGGCCGTGGTAGACCGCGTACATCCCGGCCATCACGGCGAGGAGCACCTGCGCGGTGCAGATGTTGCTGGTGGCCTTCTCGCGGCGGATGTGCTGCTCACGGGTCTGCAGGGCCAGCCGGTACGCCTTGTTTCCGTCGGCGTCGACGGAGACTCCGACGAGCCGCCCCGGCAGGCTGCGCGCGAACTTCTCACGTACGGCCATGAACCCGGCGTGCGGACCGCCGAAGCCCATCGGGACACCGAACCGCTGGGTCGTACCGACCGCGATGTCCGCCCCCAGCTCGCCGGGCGAGGTGAGCAGCGTCAGCGCCAGCAGATCGGCGGCGACGGTGACGACGGCGCCGAGCTCGTGCGCCTGCTCGATGACGGGCGCGATGTCCCGGACCCGGCCGGAGGCGCCGGGGTACTGGAGCAGTACGCCGAAGACGCCGCGCTCGGCCACCTCGGCCGGGATGCCGTCGCTGAGGTCGGCGACGACAACCTCGACACCGGCAGGCTCGGCGCGCGTCTCGATCACCGCGACGGTCTGCGGGAGGGCGTCGGAGTCGACCAGGAAGACACCGTTCTTGACCTTGCCGACGCGGCGCGCGAGGGACATCGCCTCGGCTGCCGCGGTGCCCTCGTCCAGCAGCGATGCGCCCGAGGTGGGCAGGCCCGTCAGATCGGCGACAACGGTCTGGAAGTTCAGCAGCGCCTCCAGGCGCCCCTGGGAGATCTCCGGCTGGTAGGGCGTGTACGCCGTGTACCAGGCGGGGTTCTCCATGACGTTGCGCAGGATGACCGGCGGTGTGAACGTGCCGTAGTAGCCGAGCCCGATCATCGGGGCGAGGACCTGGTTGCGGTCGGCGAGGAGACGCAGCTCGGCGAGGACCTCGGCCTCGGTGCGCGCGTCCGGGAGGTTCAGCGCCTCGGCGCTCTTGATCACCTCGGGGACGGCGGCCGCGGTGAGCTCCGAGAGCGATCCGTAACCGACATGGGCGAGCATCTTGGCCTGGGCCCCCGCGTCGGGCCCGATGTGGCGCTGTTCGAAGGGGATGCCACGCTCCAGCTGGGAGAGCGGAATGCGGTGAGCAGTCATGGCGGAGGCCTCCTGGTCGT
This genomic interval carries:
- a CDS encoding substrate-binding domain-containing protein is translated as MGRHSLPDDLTAPATRPRSGARRRRTVAIATVLVLGAAAGTGVAVERGVFGLSGPCHGSAVKLRMVASPDITPAVRTAAERAREDHVRSDGQCLDITVTARDSYEVAHDLGTSSAEPGYQIWLPDSGAWVDRAQDTGENVPLTPASSIAESPVTLAMVPSAAKALGWPEKTYTWAGLTAAATGSGKIHIGAADPARSATGLLALSSIAQSPGQAASGDTQVAATAKVLSRRISDADSKVLATLAQDGSGTEKDDPHRNQALVLSEQAAFAHNTSRGGARKLRLFYPKDGTPQLDYPYTVVDEAALTTDQSRAAMRFMTYLGEGVSRTVLDRQGFRIPDRPATASRVEAAGGRTPQPYTDASPEPPSEDVLDETLGMWTITVQSARLTTVVDASGSMSTPVPGKGGQTRMDITRASLLKALDQFTPEDEIGLWDFATHLDGTRDYRKRVPTVRLGGPAQGGGTQRGGTQRGGTQRDRLAAAFSALRPVRGGATGLYDTTLAAFQDARKTYARGKFNAVVVLTDGVNEDDHGISRSALIAKLRELTDPERPVPLIMIAVGPDTDRTEVEQVARATGGAGYQVSDPSQINSVLLKAVMAVGGR
- a CDS encoding glutamate--cysteine ligase — its product is MGEKLEADGVDPSGRQRYRRKLQQCLEVLERLLEEKRFDRPRNLMGMEIELNLAGADGMPRMMNAEVLDRIASRDFQMELGMFNLEVNIIPHRLGGRVFDQLAEELRTGLAYAHRKAAEVDAGIVMIGILPTLELQDLGAANLSSADRYTLLDDQMRAARGEDFDLDITGVERLTCSSSSIAPEAACTSVQLHLQVTPARFADVWNAAQAVAAVQVALGANSPFLFGKELWRESRPPLFLQATDVRPPELRAQGVRPRTWFGERWIDSAYDLFEENLRYFPPLLPLCDDEDPLRVLDDGGVPGLQELVLHNGTVYRWNRPVYDVADGVPHLRVENRVLPAGPTVTDVMANAAFYYGLVRALADDSRPVWRRLPFEAAARNFDAACRYGIDAELEWPGPGRSGGVTAVPVVRLVRDELLPLAAAGLDAWGIEATDRDRCLGVIEERCRRRTNGASWQVDTFHRALETGLGRREALALTTRRYAELMAGGEPVHSWPEGVPATARARGR
- a CDS encoding DUF5999 family protein; the protein is MCQHQPTCPSATSADREAALLVAHHPEQGWSLLCNGVLIFEDTGELLPDGQIIAPHRPLGSGLATAA
- the gcvP gene encoding aminomethyl-transferring glycine dehydrogenase; this encodes MTAHRIPLSQLERGIPFEQRHIGPDAGAQAKMLAHVGYGSLSELTAAAVPEVIKSAEALNLPDARTEAEVLAELRLLADRNQVLAPMIGLGYYGTFTPPVILRNVMENPAWYTAYTPYQPEISQGRLEALLNFQTVVADLTGLPTSGASLLDEGTAAAEAMSLARRVGKVKNGVFLVDSDALPQTVAVIETRAEPAGVEVVVADLSDGIPAEVAERGVFGVLLQYPGASGRVRDIAPVIEQAHELGAVVTVAADLLALTLLTSPGELGADIAVGTTQRFGVPMGFGGPHAGFMAVREKFARSLPGRLVGVSVDADGNKAYRLALQTREQHIRREKATSNICTAQVLLAVMAGMYAVYHGPDGLRDIARRTHRYAAILAEGLRAAGVDVVHGEYFDTLTVRTAGKAAEVVAAAREGGVNLHQVDADLVSVACDETTTRTQLAAVWAAFGADGDIEALDGRTADALPAGLLRQDTVLTHPVFHQHRSETAMLRYLRKLADRDYALDRGMIPLGSCTMKLNATTEMEPVTWPEFGAIHPFAPVEQAQGYLTLIRELEERLAEVTGYDKVSLQPNAGSQGELAGLLAVRAYHRANGDTARTVCLIPSSAHGTNAASAVMAGMKVVVVKTREDGDVDVEDLNAKIEQYRDELSVLMVTYPSTHGVFEEHITDICAAVHDAGGQVYVDGANLNALVGLAKPGKFGSDVSHLNLHKTFCIPHGGGGPGVGPVGVRAHLAPYLPNHPLQPAAGPATGVGPVSAAPWGSAGILPISWAYVRLMGGEGLKRATQVAVLAANYIAKRLEPHYPVLYTGPKGLVAHECIVDLRPLSKATGVSVDDIAKRLIDYGFHAPTMSFPVAGTLMIEPTESEDLAELDRFCDTMIAIRAEIEKVASGEWAADDNPLCNAPHTAAALGGEWTHAYTREEAVFPAGVSPADKYWPPVRRIDGAFGDRNLVCSCPPLDAYDN